The following is a genomic window from Oncorhynchus kisutch isolate 150728-3 linkage group LG6, Okis_V2, whole genome shotgun sequence.
AAGCAGAAACCATGAGAATCGACATATCTACACACGGCACAGTTTTCAATAGAATTCACTAGGCCCCACCTCTCTCATCTCTTGTACAGGTCTTCATAGGAATCTTCACAGCAGAGATGGTGCTGAAGCTCATCGCCATGGATCCGTACTACTACTTCCAGGTCGGGGGGAACATCTTCGACAGCATCATTGTGGCAATCAGCCTGATGGAGCTGTGGCTGGCCGACGTCGAGGGTCTTTCCGTGCTTCGCTCCTTCCGTCTGGTGAGGGTCCCTCCACCCACAATTTAGATCATACTCTCTGTGTAACTGTGCAGTGAGAATCAATCACGATCGATCAATAAATGTTCATAAACTAGTTACAAGAGTAGGGTTGAAAACTACTGGGTTATTTACCAAAATTACCGGTATCTTCTGTAATTTGAGTAATTAGCAGGTCATCTATGGCAATCTGTGGTAACTTCGGTCATTTATACTTGAAGAACTAGTATATTCTGTATTCATATTATTCATTTTGTATATCTGTGTCCATACTGTCCttgagtttctagtggatagactaTATGGTTTAATAGAAAATAGCCTAATGAAAGAAGCATCTAATCGACAATGGCATAATTTTTTCAtcaactcttccaactattgacaATTTTTCACATCTGCCATCAGTTTGATTCTACAACATTTCTGATAAAGACATTGTAAAACACTATGTATTGACATGGTCAAATAAATAGGtgtgaaaatattttttaaacatacatttgaagtaggaagtttaagttggagtcattaacttgtttttcaaccactccacaaatgtcttgttagcaaactatagttttggcaagtcagttagttcatctactttgtgcatgacacaagtaatttttccaacaattgtttacagatgatttaacttataattcactgtatcacaattccagtgggtcagaagtttacatacactatgttgactgtgcctttaaaccgaTTGAAAAATTcgagaaaattatgtcatggctttagaagcttcggacaggctaattgacataatttgagtcaattggaggtgtacctttggatgtttttcaaggcctaccttcaaactcagtgcctctttgcttgacatcatgggaaaatcaaaagaaaccagccaagacctccaaatgcctgaaggtaccacgttcatctgtacaaacaatagtacgcaagtataaacaccatgggatcacacagccatcatactgctcaggaaggaggcgcgttcATGCTCCTAGAGAAGACTTTggatgtactttggtgcgaaaagtgcaaatcaatcccagaagaacagcaaaggaccttgtgaagatgctggaggaaacaggtacaaaagtatttatatccacagtaaaacaagtcctataatcgacataacctgaaaggccgctcagcaaggaagaagtcactgctccaaaaccgccatcaaaaatccagactatggtttgcaactgcacatggagacaaagatcttacttttttgtagaaatgtcctctggtctgatgaaacaaaaaaactgtttggccataatgaccatcgttatgtttggaggaaaaagggggaggcttgctagccgaagaacaccatcccaaccgtgaagcacgggggtggcagcatcatgttgtggtggtgcttgctgcaggagggactggtgcacgtcacaaaatagatggcatcatgaggcaggacaattatgtggatatattgaaacaatcaagacatcagttaaagcttggtcgcaaatgggtcttccaaatggacaatgaccccaagcatacttccaaagttgtggcaaaatggcttaaggacaacaaagtcaaagtattggagtggccatcacaaagtcctgacctcaatcctatataaaatttgtggtcagaactgaaaaagtgtgtgcgagcaaggaggcctacaaacctgactcagtttcaccagctctgtcaggagcaatgggccaaaattcacccaacttattgggggaagcttgtggaaggctacttgaaacatttgaccaaagttaaacaattgaaaggcaatgctaccaaatactaattgagtgtatgtaaacgtctgacccactgggaatgtaatgaaagaaattaaagctgaaataaataattctctctactattattctgacatttcacattcttaaaatacaggGAATTtatactctgattaaatgtcaggaattgtgagaagctgagtttaaatgtatttggctaagtgtgtgtaaatttccaacttcaactatgtcatgctgaaaccctcatattaaacatcactaagtttttttttaaatcaccttaTTAGATTATATTATAAATgcccaaaaatatataaatgcaacatgcaacaatttcaacgactTTACTGAGggacagtttatataaggaaattagtcaatttaaataaataaattaggcccaaaagggctttattacagacataaattcctcctcagtttcatcaacaCTCCGGGTGGCCTCTGACCATCTCGCAGGTCAAGAAGCAGCATGTGGAGGTCCGGGGCTTGCGTGGTTACACatagtctgcggttgtgaggatggttggacatactgccaaattctctaaaacgacatcggaagtggtttatggtagagaaatgaacattaatttctctggcaacagctctggtggacattcctgcagtcagcatgccaattgcatgctccttgaaaacttgagacatctgtgacgttgtgtgacaaaagtgcacattttagagtggccttttattttacCCAGCCCCAGGGTCactgtaattatcatgctgtttaatcaacttcttgatatgccacacctgccaggtgaatggattatcttggcaaaggagtaaTGCTTtctaaaagggatgtaaacaagtCTGGGCATAAAATCTGAGCGAAATTTGCTTTTTGTACcttatggaatatttctgggatcttatttaatctcatgaaacatggaaccagcactacatgttgcgtttatacttttgttcagtaAATACAGAGGGCCATATACAATtccagacacctgtgataatctcaAGTACCCCAAAAGATCATTAGATCTTAGATACATTAGATatcattagatttttttttttaataactaGAAAGTTACAAAAATattggtagtttactggtaaactttaAAAGTTACCAATAATATACCCTCCTTTTGCAACCCTATGCAAGATAATATCAAGTAAAGTGATACTAACTCTGCAAACCTATTTATTGGGCCAGTGTCCTGGACACAGCTCAATGGAAAATCAAGTTTTGATTACATTTTCTAAAGCAGTTTCTGGGAAATCAGCCCTATGTAACCTTATAATGTCTCTGATTGTTTTGGGGGCAGATGCGTGTTTTCAAGCAGGCCAAATCCTGGCCCACACTCAGCATGACAATCAAGATCATCGGTAATTCAGTGGGCACCCTAGTTAACATCACTCTGGTTCTGGCCATCATCATCTTCATGTTTGCCGTGGGGGGCATGCAGCTCTTCGGCAAGAGCTACAAAGAGTGTGTCTGCAAGATCTCCTTGGACTGCATGCTGCCTCGCTGGCACATGGATGACTTCTTCCACGCTCTTCTCATCATCTTCCGGGCGCTGTGCGGAGAGTGGATCGAGACCATGTGGGATTGCATGGAGGTGGCCGGACAGGGCATTTGTCTCGTCTTCTTCATGATGGTCATGGTCATCGGTAAACTAGTGGTGAGTGATGGGCACTGGAGGGTGGGCATTGAACTATTTTGATGTTTAATTAGTTAATGGATTATTCAAAAGGTGTAATACACATAACATGAAAGATCAGGGAGCGTGTTTGGTGGAGCGCTCCATGCATACAGTGCACATACCACAGATGCAGCTCTTATGTTGCTGTTAGATAATGAGTAGATTATGCCAGCTCCACATTCTTTTGATGGATACCAGGCGGTCCTTCACTGTAAACAAAACTGGTTGTGTTTCCTCTTTGGTTATTCATAGGATGAAGAGAGGAAATAGCTATGCCAGTTTACCAAAAACCTGACAACAAACAATGTGCCAAAGACAAGCATGGCTTTCTGTCTGAACTCCCGGGAGAATCTCATTGACTAGTAGTAGCATTGAATAGGACACACACCATTCACTCAATGGAGAGGCTATTATTAGTTCCATGATATGGGCCAGCAGTTCTGACCTTGGGGTGTTTGGGGATCCTCTGGGGCAGGTGGCATAGATAAAATAGCAGGGGGCTTACAGGAATCATGGAGGGGGCAGCcttaagtctactgatgatgtaGCAGGCGTTTGAGGTCACGCAAGTCCAATACCACTGTTAGATACTATTGAGAGGTAAAGTTACACGCTTACTGTCTGACTTTTAGAATACTTTTGACAATATTAACCAGAAGAAATTGACAAATAATAATTTCACTACCCTGGTTCAAGAACATCGGGGACAACAATAACAAATACGATGTGCTAAAAAAATCCAGTTGTTCTAACTATCCATCCAGGTGTTGAACCTCTTCTTGACCTTTCTGCTGAGCTCGTTCAGCCGTTACAACCTGGCGGCTCCAGAGGAGGACGGGGAGATGAACAACCTGCAGATCGCCACCAGCAGGATTACCAGGGGCATGGACTGGGCCAAGGCATACATCATCAAGCAGTTCTGCATTATCATAGGCAACCAGCCTAAGGAGGATGGAGATGGGGCTGACGGTAATGGGGGTAGTAATGGGGATGTGGACGGCCTCCCAAAGGACAGCTTGGCTTTGAAAAATATAAATTCCAGTGACAACCCAAAGGCTGATTTGGAGCTCAAAATGCTGGACGATGTTAACCCAAGTGGATTTCTTGCAAATGCGAATTTGACCCTGAATGTACCTATTGCCAAAATGGAgtctgatgatgatgaggatgacagTTCTGACGTGAAAGGAAAAGGCACAAATGAGGATGCTAAGGTAAGACTTTGGCATTATTGATGAGTAAAACTTGACACAGAAATCTGTTCCCActaggcacacactggttgaatcgtcattgtttccatgtcagttCAATGAAATTACGGTGAACCAACGTGGTATAGATTCTGAATTGACGTCCGTGCCCAGTGGGTTATATTTTGAGCATTCATTACAAACAATATAGAGTAATCAAGACTAAGGCTTCATACTGACAAGAGAAATAACCGATATACAAGCACATACATGCACTTCATATGTTGTTGTCATTTGCAATATTATTAGTACTAGTATTATTCTATTCAGTATCAGTGTTATTGTAATGCTGATAAGATAAATAACCTTTTCCTTTTGGTACATTTTATGGGATTTCTTATAGTCATGGCCAAATAACTTAAGCAAACTACAGTATTTTAATTCCGCAGTGACAATCAAAATAAATCTGTCTGCTGCTGACATGCAGGGTAGACTACCCACATAAAATatataatactacagtacttagTATACAATTCTGTAGTAATATGTATTATACTGtggaatactatactacacactgtagtatcccttgatcatgtgtagtacttactatataatggtttagcatactgtagaatactatagtaaatactacaataTTATCCACCAAAAagcactatagtaaatactacagtaatgtctgcaaaaacaccacattttttaaactattgtaaatactacagtatttcattTGCAATTACCCggcccattcccctcccccatatcccaatttgtgccaaGTGAGAAatctacatgccaagtatagatcatatattgtgttccctataAGTTATAGAAAAGAGGAGGACCTCTGAACtatccgttcagaccccagtcctaccgaCCTACTTACATGTTATTGAAAATTTGCacttttagtatttctccagtaggtttcctcaaggagaaagccttcaattctatgtcaaagatagtgcaactaaaacactacagtaaatactacagtataatacaatctgcaaaaacactacattaattactaTACACTACAGTTTTCTTTAACTATATTAATTAAACTACAGataactacagtaaatactattaTATTTAATGTATTGTTTTTGCAGGCTTTAGTCagggctctcgagtggcgcagcagtttaaggcactgcatctcagggcaaGCGATGTCagagtccctggttcaaatccaggctgtatcacatctggcttttttcgggagtcccatagggcagtgtacatttggcccagcgtcaccAGGCTTTAGTCGGTGtaggtgtaaccgatgtgaaatggctagctagttagcagggtgcgcgctaatagcgtttcaatcagtgacgtcactcgctctgagaccttgaagtagttgttcctctTGCTCTGCAACGGCTGCACAAACTCCTAAAGGAAACACTTCAGGCCACTCGCAGTTAACATATAACATTATTGAATTACAATTTATATTTACATTCTTCTGTGCAGGGGTTGAATAATATTTTGGAGCTGACATGTTTACAAACTTTAAAGAGACTGTAGGGCAACAGTTGCTATGTCCTACTTCTTTCCCACAGTGTGTTTACTATTTAATATATTGTGACAAGCGGCACTGTATGTGAAAGAGATACCATATGAATATGTGACTGGGCAAAGAGTTATTGGCACATAGGTAACTTAAATCATTCTTCCTCTTACTAACCTATATAATGTTGTGCTGTTTCCCAGGAATATCTGCTCAAAACAGTGACTAAATAAAGGACATAGTAAATTGATGATATGACATTTCATATCTCTCAAACCAACCCAGATTAAACTCTGAGTTCAAGATACAATttaattaaagggatagttctcattttgtttttgtgtgttttttttacctATAAAATTAGCTACAAATGGGATATCTCAGATGATCTAATACAGATGTCTCTCTCACTACAGCGAAGGAAACCTATTGCACAGGACAATGCCTCTTTGATCTGCAGGACAAGTGTGGAAGTGGAGAAAGAAGAGGCAAACCCCACCAGCCCTGAGAACTGCTGGACTGCGAGTAAGAGGATCTCCCTCTTACAGGCTTGATGCTGTAACTCCATGGGAGTCAATATAcacgaaacaaaaatataaatgcaacatgtaatgtgttggtcccatgtttcatgagctgaaataaaagatcccacaaatataactcagtaaaatctttgaaattgttgcatgttgcatttttttGGGTTCAGAATACAGAATACTGTAGTTAAGGGGGAGAGTGTAGTTCAGGgggagagtgggagtgagagcAGGGCTCGCTTACATAGTGTAGTTTTGATTGAGTCATGTTGCATTTCCCTGGCTGATAAGACAATGACTATACTGCCTATTTAGGTGGAGGTTCCCTGTATGGTTCAAATGGTAGAATACATTTTAAGTGAACATGAATTCATTAGCACACCTCTCATCTCCATGAATGAGCATTATTTTTTTCACCTGCATTGATTGTACTTCTGAAATGCCTGACTTGACAAATGTGGACCGTACTGGTAGATGGGGTGCGAGGGATGTTTTGCCTAATCTTACTCATATGTTCTCCTTCCTCAAATCTCTGATAGCATGTATTGGACGATGCCCTTGCCTTGATTGTGACATCACCACAGGGAAAGGAAAAACTTGGTGGAACTTCAGGAAGACATGCTTCCTCATTGTGGAACACAACTACTTTCAGTCCTTTATCATCTTCATGATCCTAATGAGTAGTGGAGCTTTGGTGAGATGCCTTCTTTCAGTGCAATGCGGACAACAACATATGGTGTTTTGAAACAGCCGTCCATGATATTTGGTTCAATTCTTCACAGGCTTTTGAAGACATACACATTGAACAGCGCAGGACTATAAAAGTCATCCTGGAATATGCTGATCAAGTCTTCACCTACGTGTTCATTATTGAGATGCTCTTGAAGTGGGTGGCTTACGGATTCCAGGCCTACTTCACAAATGCATGGTGCTGGCTGGACTTCCTCATTGTGAATGTAAGGCAAAGTAATAGCCCGTGCCCATCTGGGTAGTGCATCCTAGtcatattttatattttcaaCAATTATAAGTAATATTTCATCAATATAAATGATCAAAATTTCAGTTCCTTTGAGAAAGCTAATCTTCACATGTTGTCATCACATCCCAAATCTCCTAGGTGTCTATGATTGGTTTAACGGCTAACATCCTGGGCTACGCTGAACTTGGGTCAATCAAATCTCTTCGAAAGTTACGGGCTTTGCGGCCCCTCCGTGCCCTGTCCAGATTTGAGGGAATGAAGGTAAGTATTTTACAAGTCGAGAATACTGAAATAAGAGAAGTGGTGTATTTGATGAGTCCCGAACATGTAAATCTGTGGCCTTAGAAATTAAATGCATTTGTTGATACATTTTCGAGATCTGATCAACAATGCAAAGAGTATTTCACTCCAATTAGTCTCAGCAGTTCTACATGAATCCCTTTTTACATCCTGTACAAGCTCTGCTTTTACTAGAGATTTGATTGGCAGGTTCTCTCAAATTTGGGCACATCATTTCCTTTCCACAGGTGGTGGTGAACGCTCTGGTGGGGGCCATTCCTTCCCTTGTCAATGTGCTTCTAGTGTGCGTCACCTTCTGGCTCATCTTCAGCatcattggagtcaacctgtTTGCTGGGAAGTACTACTACTGCTTCAATACCACGTCTGAGGAGATGTTCTCTGCTGACATTGTGAACAACAGGTCCGAATGCGTCCAACTAATAGAGGGTAATGCCGACGTACGCTGGATGAACTCAAAGATCAACTTTGACAACGTGGCCATAGGCTACCTTTCCCTCCTGCAAGTAGTGAGTTTCAAAACAGGTTGCTTACTAATCATATAGCCTACTactcaatcaaatcaatcaaatgtatttataaagccttcttacatcagctgatgtcacaaagtgctgtacagaaacccagccaaaacaccaaacagcaagcaatgcaggtgttgaagcttTGTTGTATAGTTGAAGTTGTTTAAAGTGGTAATGTATGCCTACTGTAATGTATGCCTACTGAAACAGCCTACTGTTTCttacagcatttttttttttcattttttttttctctcaggcAACATTTAAAGGATGGCTGGGTATATTGTATGGCGCTGTGGATTCACGTATGGTAAGACAATTCCttaatactgtaataataatTATACACTTTGAAATGAGTATGAAAACAACCTAATTTCTTATGATTTGATCCTCTCTGTCAACAAGGTGGGAGAGCAACCCATGTATGAGGATAATGTTTACATGTCCATCTACTTTGTCATGTTCATCATCTTTGGGACCTTCGTCATGCTGAATCTCTTCATTGGTGTCATTATCGACAACTTCAACCAGCAAAAAAAGAAGATAAGTAGCCTTCCTACAGCATAATATCACGAAATAGCAAACACAGCATGCAAGCCTTTCTAAAACATTATCACAACAATACTATACACATGTAAATTACAAGTATTTTAGATGACATGCACATGAAAATAACTGTATGTCTCTGTACTTTGGAGGGAAAAATATTTTCATGACAGAGGAACAGAATAAATACTACAATGCCATGAAAAAGCTTGGTTCCAAGAAGCTACAGAAACCCATTCCTAGACCCAAGGTAAGCACCTGCTTGAGTTACTGGCAAATTGCCTAAAGATGTAGAACAAAAGAGTGTGTATGCCATACCATCTACTCTAGATGCTATACCAGCCCTTACACATCAGTTAAGTGACAGTGTTCTTAGTTCAAATAGAAGTGTATCATCACCAACGTTTAAGAAGAACATTTTAAGTTAAATACGGACCACTCAATGAGAAGGTATTGGCCAGGCTTGATCACTATCTGCTCTTTTCCGCTTCTGTTCCTCCCCTATGAAGATAACTTTCCCTCCAAAGTATAGAGACATACTGTTATTTTCATGTGCATGTCATTGACCTAACATATCTCTGATTCACTCTGTTTTGTCCTATCTTTCTCTTGGTCTCTGTTGATTGGCGGTTGAAGAACAAATTCGCAGGCATTATTTATGACCTGATCACCCAACAATTCTTCGAGGTCTTCATTATTGTGCTGATCTGCCTCAGCATGGTAACGATGATGGTGGACACGGATGACCAGAGCGAGGAGAAGGATAGCATCCTCTTCTTCATCAACCTGGTGTTTATCTTCATCTTCATCGCAGAGTGTATCCTCAAGTTGATCGGATTGCGGCAATATTATTTTACCGTCGGATGGAATATTTTAGATTTTGTCGTCGTCATTCTCTCCATCCTTGGTGAATATGAAGAAAAGACTGTATACATTAGTCGTGTAGCTACAGAATTCTTTATTTTTGCTGAAATGAAACATGATTGAAGAACATAGTAATAAGAATGAAAactgaattattattttttccatTCCAGGTTTACTGCTGGCGGACCTCATAGAGAAGTATTTTGTCTCACCTACCCTTTTCCGTGTCGTAAGACTGGCCAGGATTGGTCGAGTTCTGAGACTCATCCGAGGAGCTCAAGGCATCCGGACACTGTTGTTTTCCCTGAGGATGTCACTTCCAGCTATCTTCAACATTGGGCTCCTGTTCTTCCTCATCATGTTTATCTTCTCCATTTTTGGAATGTCCAACTTTGCGTATGTCAAAAAGGAGTCCGGAATAGACGATATGATCAATTTTGAAACTTTTGGCAACAGTATCATTTGTCTGTTCATGATCACAACCTTAGCCGGTTGGGACAGTGTCCTCTCACCCATGATGAGTAGTACACCTCCGAACTGTGACCCGTACATTGAAAATCCAGGCACAAATGTAAGAGGCAACTGCAGCAGCCCTGGTTGGGGAATTCTTTTTATCTGCAGCTACATCATCATGTGTTTCTTTCTTGTGGTCAACATGTACATTGCCGTTATTCTCGAGAACTTCAATGTTGTCATCGAGGAGAGCGGCAACCCGCTGTGTGAGGAAGACTTTGAGATGTTCTATGAGACCTGGGAGAAGTTCGACCCTGACGCGTCACAATTCATCGCCTACAACATTTTGTCGGAGTTCTGTGACACGCTTAAAGACCCGCTCAGGATCCCCAAACCCAACGCAATCAAGCTGATCACCATGGACCTTCCCATTGTCCCTGGGGATAAGATCCACTGTCTGGACATCCTGCTGGCTCTGACCACAGAGGTGCTGGGAGAATCAGGGGAGATGGATGCCATGAAGGAGAGCATGGAGGAGAAGTTCATGGCCAAAAAACCCTTTAAAGTGTCATTCAAGCCAATCACCACCACCCTGAGGCGAAAGCAGGAGGAGGTAGCAGCTGTTGTTATTCAGAGAGCCTATTGTAAGCATCTGCTGAGAAGTTCGATGAAACTCGCTTCCCACAAGTACCATGAGAAGAAAGAGTTAACCAAGGAGGACGAAGCGCCGCCAGAGCAGGAAGGAATGATTGCCATCAGAATGAGCAAACTGTATGAAAGCCAACAATCACTCGGGGTGGATGAAACCGTTGTAGATATGGATTCTTATGTAAAACTGGAGAGAAAAGAACTGACAGCGACACAACCTCCTGTGGTGACTACTGAAACGCCGCCGCATGTGGAGCTTCAGAACGAGATCATCTCGCACTCTGCCCCCTTTGTCATCCCGGCCTCAACCCATAACTCACAGCTGAAAGAGTCCCATGTTTGAATAGCTAGTGCAACCAATGGATAAACACTTCATCATCATGGTCATCTGCCTTTGACGATGAGACCGCTTCTTCATCTCCAAAGTCCAACTTTGGTATGTTTGGCTTGGGTTAGAGTCTGAGTTTCTTGCTAACTAAGTCTTTGAGGGACACATTGAGCCCACCCCACTGAATCTAAGCGATTGCATAGAGATGATGGTAGAACGAATATAGCAGTCAATGTTAATTGATGTTGATGATAACCTGGAATGTATTGACTGAGAAATCATAGATATTGTTGGCAAGACAATCACCAAAGCCTGAGTTGAACGTTTGGGCCCATTTATGGATGCAAGCCCAGTTGTGGTAGCAGACCCCTTGTAATATATAGTTGAGATCATTTGAGAATTAAATAACCTAAGAGATAGTTAGCCATGTATAAGATAATAAGTTAATTAAACTCCATCTTACAAGTGAGTAGGGACCTGACTCCTATGGTTTTACTCTTAACACAAAAACATACTTTCAGACCCATGAAAGTATTTTAATAAATATGTTCCTTTTTGTATTTTGTATACCTTTTTTATTCAACTGTTTGTTGGgttggcaggaagcctagtggttcgagcgttggaccagtaactgaaaggttgctagattgaatccctgagctgacaagctaaaaatatgttgttctgcccctgaacaaggcagttaaaccactgttcctagtctgtcattgtaattaagaatttgttcttaatttgttcttaactgacttgcctagttaaataaatataacatattctacTGCACTTGCAGTATTAATTGCAACGAAAAAGGCAAGCAATAATCTCATCTGTATCTTCAAAGTTGAAATATGACTTCAAAAACAGGATTCTCAGGAATATTATAGATTTTTCATATGGAATCTGACTTGTCATTTTAATCTAAACTTGTATGACTTCCCTATAATTTTCCAAATACCAGTACAAGAACGTCAAAAAtaaatttttaaaatattttttattgaataCAATTCTATTTTGAAGTTATTATTTGTTT
Proteins encoded in this region:
- the scn4ab gene encoding sodium channel protein type 4 subunit alpha B, with the translated sequence MPTRKITLLEAWERNRTFRRKKAKDLKICPRLLPLLRDPSVVASLTQQNAKMVALLPPTGTDVFRHFTLESLVEIDRRMAEEAKEQGRQKTLNFEVAKQDLPKPAVDLETGKILPFIYGDPPCELFNTPLEELDPFYKSHKTFIVITKRNTIFRFNAEPACYILTPFSILRRGSIKMLMHSLFSMFIMLTVLSNCAFMTMSVPPAWSKTVGYVFTGIYTFEATIKVLSSGFCVGDFTYLRDPWNWLDFILISMTYLTEFVDLGNVPVFRMFRVLRALKLITVIPGLKTIVGTLIMSVKKLADVMIITVFCLAVFAMIGLQMFMGILKQKCVHWPPGEWHFNSTYMGNITMANGFNDVMGYNDMNTGNSTWDFKAYINDKANHYFLPGMLDPLLCGNVSDAGICPEGYTCMKAGGNPNYGYTSYDNFGWAYLALIQLMTQDFWENLLQLTLRSAGKTYMIFFVVVIFLCSFYLINLILAVVAIAHAEQNEATRAEAKEKEEEYAMIMVQLKERREAEVKERASRPKGSKDQLEVAGLQKKTPSSPSVYSQDAMDDLEEELRPCPPCWYKCSDVFLKWNCCVPWVTFKKWVHFIVMDPFMDLVITICIVLNIMFLAMEHYPMSIGFEEVLSVGNLVFIGIFTAEMVLKLIAMDPYYYFQVGGNIFDSIIVAISLMELWLADVEGLSVLRSFRLMRVFKQAKSWPTLSMTIKIIGNSVGTLVNITLVLAIIIFMFAVGGMQLFGKSYKECVCKISLDCMLPRWHMDDFFHALLIIFRALCGEWIETMWDCMEVAGQGICLVFFMMVMVIGKLVVLNLFLTFLLSSFSRYNLAAPEEDGEMNNLQIATSRITRGMDWAKAYIIKQFCIIIGNQPKEDGDGADGNGGSNGDVDGLPKDSLALKNINSSDNPKADLELKMLDDVNPSGFLANANLTLNVPIAKMESDDDEDDSSDVKGKGTNEDAKRRKPIAQDNASLICRTSVEVEKEEANPTSPENCWTATCIGRCPCLDCDITTGKGKTWWNFRKTCFLIVEHNYFQSFIIFMILMSSGALAFEDIHIEQRRTIKVILEYADQVFTYVFIIEMLLKWVAYGFQAYFTNAWCWLDFLIVNVSMIGLTANILGYAELGSIKSLRKLRALRPLRALSRFEGMKVVVNALVGAIPSLVNVLLVCVTFWLIFSIIGVNLFAGKYYYCFNTTSEEMFSADIVNNRSECVQLIEGNADVRWMNSKINFDNVAIGYLSLLQVATFKGWLGILYGAVDSRMVGEQPMYEDNVYMSIYFVMFIIFGTFVMLNLFIGVIIDNFNQQKKKFGGKNIFMTEEQNKYYNAMKKLGSKKLQKPIPRPKNKFAGIIYDLITQQFFEVFIIVLICLSMVTMMVDTDDQSEEKDSILFFINLVFIFIFIAECILKLIGLRQYYFTVGWNILDFVVVILSILGLLLADLIEKYFVSPTLFRVVRLARIGRVLRLIRGAQGIRTLLFSLRMSLPAIFNIGLLFFLIMFIFSIFGMSNFAYVKKESGIDDMINFETFGNSIICLFMITTLAGWDSVLSPMMSSTPPNCDPYIENPGTNVRGNCSSPGWGILFICSYIIMCFFLVVNMYIAVILENFNVVIEESGNPLCEEDFEMFYETWEKFDPDASQFIAYNILSEFCDTLKDPLRIPKPNAIKLITMDLPIVPGDKIHCLDILLALTTEVLGESGEMDAMKESMEEKFMAKKPFKVSFKPITTTLRRKQEEVAAVVIQRAYCKHLLRSSMKLASHKYHEKKELTKEDEAPPEQEGMIAIRMSKLYESQQSLGVDETVVDMDSYVKLERKELTATQPPVVTTETPPHVELQNEIISHSAPFVIPASTHNSQLKESHV